The following are encoded together in the Desertifilum tharense IPPAS B-1220 genome:
- a CDS encoding PAS domain S-box protein: MLQEQIVRDDERENEQQTWMQQLADLSPGLLYLYDGVEERLLYLNERSRELLGYSPQALIDRGANVLHSLIHPEDIAQFSSHLRALQAGSTLEIEYRIQHASGEWRWFRSRDRLWRCTPQGQVQQILGAAEDITERKRTEEALRESQELLQGFMNCSPVLFCIKDERGHYVYVNPSVEQLVNCKSPDILGRTDGDFFSADTAQQLRAHDREVIAQGKPIQFLETLQIGDRPYHYLSFKFSFRDASGQNLLAVISLDISDRIQAEEALSRREEELRLIANALPVLISRVDAEQRYRFNNRGYEEWYGHSPTEIYGKTLWEVMGNSAYENIRPYVEQALSGKSVTYESQLTLKDAGKRYISASYIPQRDRQGQVVGFVALVSDISSRKQAEAEKQQLLEQLGTERELLEAVLQQMPAGVMVAEAPSGKITLSNEQIQEIWTNPPTLEHFGHLSQYPGFHRDGRPYQIHEWPLVRSVQRGEVVTGEEIHFIRNDGSSGIMLVNAAPIRDRHNQIKAGVVTFYDISDRQQMEAALRDREHRFSTLFNGMEDWVLVYHLSPEGTPSQLIEVNEQACHKLGYSREELLQMSVTEIIDSTSVTPLVTLEKLKSEKHVVIESVHRTKAGQCIPVEVSATLFTLNGLPTVQSICRDITERKRAEAEREQLWEWERQARAQAEDANRIKDEFLAVLSHELRSPLNPILGWVRLLRSRQFDSATTDKALEIIERNTKLQAQLIEDLLDVSRILQGKMLLNVIALNMIVPLEGALETVRLAAEAKAIALETHLEAGEVLGDPMRLQQAMWNLLSNAIKFTPPGGRIEVRLQTIGDELQIQIKDSGKGIAPAFVPHVFEYFRQEDGSTTRQFGGLGLGLAIVRHLVELHGGRIYAESAGEGLGATFTVRLPRLLSQPPADSAGEVRVVPWRDSCENLAPLAGLRVLVVDDEPDMRDLLGVVLQQWGAEVQVAASAREALGLISRLPFDLVISDIGMPEMDGYQLMRQLRSRLPEQGSQVKAIALTAYAGEWNQQQALAAGFHKHLAKPVTPEVLLEAIATLLED; this comes from the coding sequence GATCGGGGCGCAAACGTCCTGCACAGCCTGATTCATCCTGAAGACATCGCTCAATTTTCCAGTCATCTGCGGGCCTTACAAGCGGGCAGCACCCTTGAAATCGAGTATCGGATTCAACATGCTAGCGGGGAATGGCGCTGGTTTCGCAGTCGCGATCGCCTCTGGCGCTGCACCCCCCAAGGGCAAGTTCAGCAGATTCTCGGCGCGGCTGAAGACATTACCGAACGCAAACGCACCGAAGAAGCCCTGCGAGAAAGCCAAGAACTGCTTCAAGGCTTTATGAACTGTAGCCCCGTCTTATTTTGTATCAAAGATGAGAGGGGGCATTATGTTTATGTCAATCCTTCAGTGGAGCAATTAGTAAACTGCAAATCTCCAGATATATTAGGGCGAACAGACGGGGACTTCTTTTCAGCCGATACCGCCCAACAACTCCGCGCCCACGATCGGGAAGTGATCGCACAAGGGAAGCCCATCCAGTTTTTAGAAACCCTGCAAATTGGCGATCGCCCCTACCATTACCTCTCCTTTAAGTTCAGCTTTCGCGATGCTTCCGGACAAAACTTGCTCGCCGTCATCTCCCTCGATATTAGCGATCGCATTCAAGCCGAAGAAGCCCTCAGCCGTCGAGAAGAAGAACTCCGCCTCATTGCCAACGCTTTGCCCGTCTTAATTTCCCGCGTGGATGCCGAACAGCGCTACCGCTTCAATAATCGCGGTTACGAAGAATGGTATGGGCATTCCCCAACCGAAATCTATGGGAAAACCCTGTGGGAAGTCATGGGTAACTCTGCCTACGAAAACATCCGCCCCTACGTCGAACAGGCTTTATCCGGAAAAAGCGTCACCTATGAAAGCCAGCTTACCCTCAAAGATGCCGGAAAACGCTATATCAGCGCCAGCTATATTCCCCAACGCGATCGCCAGGGACAAGTGGTGGGGTTTGTTGCCCTCGTCAGCGATATTAGCAGCCGCAAGCAGGCCGAAGCCGAAAAACAGCAACTCCTCGAACAACTCGGAACAGAACGGGAGTTACTCGAAGCCGTGTTGCAACAAATGCCCGCAGGCGTAATGGTTGCAGAAGCCCCCTCTGGCAAAATTACCCTGAGTAACGAGCAAATTCAAGAAATTTGGACGAATCCTCCCACCCTGGAACATTTTGGACATTTGAGTCAATACCCAGGCTTCCATCGCGATGGGCGTCCCTACCAAATCCACGAATGGCCGCTGGTTCGTTCGGTGCAGCGCGGTGAAGTCGTCACGGGAGAAGAAATTCATTTTATTCGCAACGATGGCAGTTCGGGAATTATGCTCGTCAACGCTGCCCCCATTCGCGATCGCCACAACCAAATTAAAGCCGGGGTGGTGACGTTCTACGATATTAGCGATCGCCAGCAGATGGAAGCCGCGCTGCGCGATCGCGAACACCGCTTTAGCACCCTATTTAATGGTATGGAAGACTGGGTGCTGGTGTATCATCTCTCGCCTGAAGGCACGCCCAGCCAACTGATTGAAGTCAACGAACAAGCTTGTCACAAACTGGGTTACAGCCGCGAGGAACTGCTGCAAATGTCTGTCACCGAGATTATCGATTCCACCTCAGTAACGCCTCTAGTGACGCTGGAGAAGTTAAAGAGCGAAAAACACGTAGTTATAGAATCCGTACATCGCACGAAAGCGGGGCAGTGTATTCCCGTAGAAGTGAGTGCTACTCTGTTTACCTTGAATGGCTTACCCACCGTGCAATCGATTTGTCGGGATATTACCGAACGCAAACGCGCAGAAGCCGAACGAGAACAGCTTTGGGAATGGGAACGCCAAGCCCGCGCTCAAGCAGAGGACGCCAACCGGATTAAAGATGAATTTTTAGCGGTACTCTCCCACGAGTTGCGATCGCCCCTTAACCCGATTTTGGGCTGGGTGCGGTTGTTGCGATCGCGCCAGTTTGACTCAGCAACTACCGATAAGGCTTTAGAAATCATCGAACGCAATACCAAGCTGCAAGCGCAACTGATTGAAGATTTACTCGATGTGTCTCGCATTTTACAAGGCAAGATGCTTTTGAATGTGATAGCTCTGAATATGATTGTGCCGCTAGAAGGGGCGCTAGAAACCGTCCGTTTGGCAGCCGAGGCAAAAGCGATCGCCCTGGAAACTCACCTCGAAGCGGGAGAAGTCTTGGGCGATCCGATGCGGCTTCAGCAAGCGATGTGGAATTTATTATCGAATGCGATTAAATTTACACCCCCAGGCGGTCGGATTGAAGTTCGCTTGCAAACTATCGGCGATGAGTTGCAAATTCAAATCAAAGATAGCGGTAAGGGTATCGCCCCCGCGTTTGTCCCCCATGTCTTTGAGTATTTTCGCCAAGAGGATGGAAGTACAACCCGGCAGTTTGGCGGGTTGGGGTTGGGGCTTGCCATTGTTCGCCACCTGGTTGAGTTGCATGGGGGGCGGATTTATGCCGAGAGTGCTGGCGAGGGCTTAGGCGCAACCTTTACCGTCAGACTGCCCCGCTTGCTCAGTCAACCCCCGGCGGATTCAGCAGGGGAGGTGCGGGTTGTCCCCTGGCGCGACTCCTGCGAAAATCTCGCGCCGCTGGCTGGCTTGCGGGTGCTGGTGGTGGATGACGAGCCAGATATGCGGGATTTGTTGGGGGTGGTTTTGCAGCAGTGGGGAGCTGAGGTACAGGTGGCGGCATCTGCTCGCGAGGCGTTAGGGTTAATATCTCGTCTCCCGTTCGATCTGGTTATCAGCGATATTGGGATGCCAGAGATGGATGGTTATCAGTTGATGCGCCAGTTGCGTTCGCGGCTGCCGGAACAAGGTTCTCAGGTGAAGGCGATCGCGCTGACTGCCTATGCGGGGGAATGGAATCAGCAACAGGCATTAGCGGCGGGTTTTCACAAGCATCTTGCCAAACCCGTGACGCCGGAAGTTTTACTAGAAGCGATCGCCACGCTCTTAGAAGATTAA